A region of the Chrysemys picta bellii isolate R12L10 unplaced genomic scaffold, ASM1138683v2 scaf4179, whole genome shotgun sequence genome:
CGGCACAGGCTGGGAGTGTGGCTCAGGCAACAGCAAAGAGAACCCTGGGTGGCCTCCCCTGCTCATTACAAAGTGGTGTTCAGGGAGTCGCCACCCCGGGCAGCCCATGGCAGGGCATTCGGGGCATCACTGAgacaggaagggggagggattaGAGCAATCCCGTGCTGGGAAACTCAGCTGCCAAGTCCCAGATCACGAAGGGCTCAGACGCATTTTGCAAGAGCTAATTCCACGAAAGCTGCCTAATTGCGTCTGGGGCCCAGGACCAAGAGAGCCGAGATAATTACCTTTGAAAAGTCACCATGGAGACTCCACCGGACCCTCAGCAACGCACCACCCCAGGAAACCCACACGGCACTTCAGGTCCATCCCTGAGCCCGACCGGCCCTCCTGTTACTCAGAAATCCCCCACCCGCCTCAGGCGACACTCCCAGGGTGCAGACCCAGCGAGGGCACAGCTCTTCCATTCTgggtcacacacacccagctgaaGCTGACACCCCTTGGGTGATCCCACGCCCTGGCTCAGGGTGCCTGTTACCTGTTCCCCCCAAGGGAGTCCTGGAGGAGCCGGGTCAGTTTGGAGTCTCGGTAGGGTACGTGCACCGCTTTCTTGCTCTGGTCTCCAAGGGCGCTTATGACGTTTCCCAACGCCAGCTGCCAACAAAAACCGGAAGGGACTGAGTTTTCCCCCCGTGCTGGGGAGGGCCCCTCCCTGTAGAAAACAAAGCTCAGGGTGATCGGAGCCACCTCTTtccagggagcgggggggctcTGGACCAATGCACTAGCAGCCAGTCAGTGCACCTATACCAGCCAGCCAGTgtgcagcccctctcctgcctccacgtTATTCCCGAGCCCCCAGATCCAGGAATCTACCCCTACTGGGGACAGTGCTGGGTAGCGCAGCTAGTGGTCCCATCCCTCACCACCGAGTCCACCGTGCGACCCCTAGTGGTGACCCATGGTGGCTCAGTCTGGGAGCTAGTGAACCaggcagggtctgtctgtgtccagcagccccTTTATATCCACTGCAGCCTGTCCCAGTCTCCTCCACCCGCTAAGAGCCTACCAGGCCGCAGTTGATGGAGATGCCCTCCTTGGCTCTCTCGCCCGTAGCTCCCGTCCGCTTCAGCCTCTCCGAGACAGCCAGGTCGAC
Encoded here:
- the LOC135980544 gene encoding kinesin-like protein KIF21B → VTGLPEGSQATSEYKTLTAKFHFVDLAVSERLKRTGATGERAKEGISINCGLLALGNVISALGDQSKKAVHVPYRDSKLTRLLQDSLGGNSQTIMITCISPSDRDFMETLNTLKYANRACNIKNK